The Tigriopus californicus strain San Diego chromosome 5, Tcal_SD_v2.1, whole genome shotgun sequence genome includes a region encoding these proteins:
- the LOC131880295 gene encoding exportin-4-like isoform X1 — MDQARQELETASQILLAPPNMVSATERSNAESIFLQFRKTKSPFQLCKHILESSQAEYVLFEAAGLIKEGLIREWSSLGEPDVKGLRTYLLRYVIEHPNLSSYARERIVQVMAIIIKRQSVDDLGEDRRMVLQEVQQLISNGNMQMQMIGCSILSAMMQEYATTVKSSDVGLAWEIHFRVKKQFELTDLKSIFQFCIQALQELSNRVQQPIEPDLNNLLLRLISLTESVLSWNFINVHLPKKLISVFESDQNPSLRPGITWKDIILDPSIIQLFFNLHLKIRSDSELTHHSLNCLIQLSSLSGSVMTKKETRLEYLTNYIKEFLTLLHNLKELGSIRPMEALGCSNMIRRLMLFFPPCLLNNIDQGVLGAYLKQITELTCHFMKAATLKGALDDEASMYEEAFEHMLEAWVSILHYFQSFPPEFCQQSSVEIFNTYVQCNLAAPDGIRNANGETDDINIEDTEEIDRNRYKETLATIGALGRETAAHSMNILTQLLENRLSRLHGQMQRLISHGSTDIDRVLGDLYEDIHWILLIAGNVICLDTDGEAALIPSDMMRLSLEQATQVNVEVSLRVLASPGQPSSDVPGYEATDPIIRMVGNVFKLAEVEKRATEAGFGSLTSPEVSSSIVWFIRRYVVTYLSIHETYYSEISMALVTAFGENTEGTAWTINFLLDKIISNLTMLCSEPKLVEDTVLLLLSLVDGKDKGRQILKSEGLLKLIELETSDRLGSMPSTAQRGLLKALVLVGSACEDHSSKEQYWNRVLVPLKEKFGQIIQRPDFKQVYNDEKIRQAIIRYLESFIGVAQGAHVTTVQQIFGFLHPILGNLVELLGVMHNYPNVVELILELFCVAARKILCYLNATDTKNLYQTSVDCIQVYANHNRGKRSVEREAEEEQFRDLLLLMELLTNLLSKDFIDLAPHDPSSPETDVTAADVCLYGMNIIMPLMTLELLKFPSLCLQYFKTVTLVCEIYPEKISTLNPDLQQNLIRSLELGLTTIGVDNVFTLCCDFIQVLCCYLLRSKKQDSSIFEALRPFLKLYMDLILSQNINSDLIPHSSSTLYVLICCYQNTYHELVHFLINAQEDLQNRDRLAAAFRDLTENIPFTAERINRIRFRDNFDKFIVQVRGFLLVK, encoded by the exons ATGGATCAGGCCCGTCAAGAATTAGAGACGGCATCTCAGATTCTGTTG GCTCCTCCGAATATGGTGTCAGCCACTGAGCGCAGCAACGCCGAGAGTATCTTCTTGCAGTTCAGAAAGACCAAATCGCCCTTTCAACTCTGTAAACACATTTTGG AAAGCAGTCAGGCCGAATATGTTCTTTTTGAGGCGGCCGGGCTGATTAAGGAGGGCTTGATCCGAGAATGGTCATCCTTGGGCGAGCCGGATGTCAAAGGATTGAGGACCTATTTGTTGCGCTATGTGATTGAACATCCCAATTTGTCCAGTTATGCTCGAGAACGAATCGTCCAGGTCATGGCCATCATTATCAAACGCCAATCGGTGGATGATCTGGGCGAGGATCGGCGGATGGTGTTGCAGGAAGTGCAGCAACTCATCAGTAATGGCAATATGCAGATGCAGATGATCGGTTGTAGCATCTTGAGTGCCATGATGCAGGAATACGCTACCACGGTCAAATCGTCGGACGTGGGATTGGCCTGGGAGATCCACTTCCGAGTCAAGAAGCAGTTTGAGTTGACGGATCTGAAGTCCATCTTTCAGTTTTGCATTCAAGCGCTGCAAGAGTTGAGCAATCGGGTTCAGCAGCCCATCGAACCGGACTTGAATAATCTGCTTTTGAGACTCATCTCATTGACGGAGTCCGTGCTCAGTTGGAACTTTATCAATGTGCATCTGCCTAAGAAACTCATATCTGTGTTTGAATCCGACCAAAACCCCTCCCTTCGGCCCGGAATCACGTGGAAAGACATCATTCTGGACCCGAGCATCATCCAATTGTTCTTTAAT CTCCATCTGAAAATACGCTCAGATTCCGAACTCACCCATCACTCGTTAAACTGCCTGATTCAGCTTTCGAGTTTGAGCGGGAGTGTGATGACCAAAAAAGAAACCCGTCTCGAATACCTGACCAACTACATCAAGGAGTTCCTTACCCTTTTGCACAACTTAAAGGAGCTCGGATCTATCCGTCCCATGGAGGCCTTGGGCTGCTCCAACATGATCCGGCGCCTGATGCTCTTCTTTCCGCCCTGTTTATTGAACAATATTGACCAGGGTGTTCTGGGGGCCTATTTGAAACAGATCACTGAACTGACTTGTCATTTCATGAAGGCGGCTACTCTCAAGGGAGCG CTGGATGATGAAGCCTCGATGTACGAAGAAGCGTTTGAGCACATGCTGGAAGCTTGGGTGTCAATCCTCCACTACTTTCAATCATTTCCCCCCGAGTTCTGCCAGCAAAGCTCTGTGGAGATATTCAACACGTACGTTCAATGCAATTTGGCTGCTCCCGACGGAATTCGTAACGCCAACGGTGAAACCGACGATATCAACATCGAAGACACCGAGGAGATCGATCGAAATCGTTACAAAGAGACTCTCGCCACGATTGGTGCTCTGGGACGAGAAACTGCGGCTCACAGCATGAACATTCTCACCCAATTGCTCGAGAATCGCCTCTCTCGTCTTCACGGTCAAATGCAACGCCTCATCAGTCACGGCTCGACTGATATTGATCGGGTCTTGGGAGACTTGTACGAGGACATCCATTGGATTCTCTTGATCGCGGGCAACGTGATTTGCTTGGACACTGACGGCGAAGCAGCCCTTATCCCATCCGACATGATGCGGTTGAGTTTGGAGCAGGCCACTCAAGTGAACGTGGAAGTGTCTCTGCGAGTGCTGGCTTCTCCGGGTCAACCTTCGTCGGATGTTCCCGGCTATGAAGCCACGGATCCCATCATTCGAATGGTGGGAAACGTGTTTAAGTTGGCTGAGGTCGAGAAACGAGCCACGGAGGCTGGTTTCGGGTCCTTGACCAGCCCTGAGGTGAGTTCGAGTATTGTGTGGTTCATTCGCCGGTACGTGGTCACTTACTTGTCCATCCATGAGACATATTACTCGGAAATCAGCATGGCCTTAGTCACGGCCTTTGGCGAGAACACGGAGGGTACGGCCTGGACTATCAACTTCTTGCTGGACAAAATCATCTCGAATCTAACCATGCTTTGTTCCGAGCCCAAGCTGGTGGAGGACACGGTATTGCTGTTATTGTCCTTGGTGGACGGAAAAGACAA AGGTCGACAAATTCTCAAAAGTGAAGGTCTGTTGAAACTCATCGAGTTAGAGACCAGTGATAGGTTGGGGAGCATGCCATCGACGGCCCAACGGGGCCTTTTAAAGGCCCTAGTCTTGGTGGGCTCAGCTTGTGAAGACCACTCGTCCAAAGAACAATACTGGAATCGTGTTCTCGTCCCCTTGAAAGAAAAGTTTGGCCAAATAATTCAACGGCCCGATTTTAAGCAAGTTTACAACGACGAAAAAATCCGCCAGGCCATAATACGATATCTCGAATCTTTCATTG GTGTGGCTCAAGGAGCGCATGTCACCACGGTTCAACAGATATTCGGGTTTCTTCATCCGATCCTCGGGAACCTGGTGGAACTCTTGGGTGTGATGCACAATTACCCCAATGTGGTGGAACTCATTTTGGAGCTCTTTTGCGTGGCGGCTCGCAAGATCTTGTGCTATCTCAATGCCACTGACACGAAGAATCTCTACCAAACTTCGGTGGATTGTATCCAGGTCTATGCCAATCATAATCGAGGTAAACGGAGCGTGGAACGAGAAGCTGAAGAAGAGCAATTTCGCGACCTCCTTCTTCTCATGGAGCTCTTGACTAATTTGCTCTCGAAAGATTTCATTGATCTGGCACCTCATG ACCCATCTTCTCCAGAAACGGATGTGACTGCAGCGGATGTGTGTTTGTACGGTATGAACATCATCATGCCTTTGATGACTTTGGAACTTTTGAAATTCCCATCGCTGTGTCTTCAGTACTTCAAGACGGTGACTTTGGTGTGCGAGATCTATCCTGAAAAGATTAGCACGCTCAATCCCGATCTCCAGCAGAACCTGATTCGTTCGCTCGAGCTCGGTCTCACCACCATCGGGGTAGACAATGTCTTCACCCTCTGCTGTGACTTTATTCAAGTATTATGTTGTTATCTCCTCCGGTCCAAGAAACAGGACTCATCCATTTTCGAGGCCCTCAGACCCTTCTTGAAG CTCTACATGGACTTGATTTTGTCTCAAAACATCAACTCCGATCTAATTCCGCACTCGAGTAGCACCCTTTACGTCCTGATTTGTTGTTACCAG AACACCTACCATGAGTTGGTTCATTTCTTGATCAACGCGCAAGAGGATCTACAGAACCGTGATCGTTTAGCAGCTGCCTTCCGTGACCTGACCGAAAACATCCCTTTTACGGCGGAGCGTATCAACCGCATTCGTTTCCGCGACaactttgacaaattcatCGTACAAGTGAGAGGCTTCCTTTTGGTGAAATAG
- the LOC131880294 gene encoding UDP-glucose:glycoprotein glucosyltransferase 1-like, whose translation MRGSWDRGWLLWAIGLCGLSAVVTLASASSSSGSAKKSKIVSTLLNAPWSQTPLDMELGEFLASEPHYASGFWPLVDFWVAERVDLARMTDEAAYQQSLAFASRFLSRTQLNLLKFSLSLRTSSPKVEMFQQIAADRGVPKLNCPYVLEFNGKLTCQIDELDVQNLDADKNPRLFSVDHHYGKSQSKLPAIILYGNPRNEAFASPHNALKSLAEKGQIDYIYRPFIHERPAQSLRLSGYGVELQIKSTEYKAHDDRKYQSDGDGENSDSEEEKNDSLDGINFQTLNDRHPADKEKLAEFKQHLIDEKSDMAPMKVWQLQDLSLQAAERVLNSPKDKQLKTLMDLAQNFPSQARSLSKTSVSKELKKENKKNQEMFMMNMNVAPTDAALFINGMYFDMEYVDIFSILDTLKSEGRVLDGLGRLGLTDEQARKMISQDFTAANHSYGIDVRDSAVNWINDIEKDKLYKGWSESVSELLRPTFPGMLRSIRKNFFNVVIMCDPSSKEARGLLKLLESFYVHRAPTRIGIVFAVNDDPSATGKTDAGVALLSAFNYISAAKEPYDALAFMTDVFNKMGDADDLDVKLIQDQFLESYGSDVKLDDVFDEDSEYDVGRQLAKDFVNRSGFKDLPQVLMNGVPMESKYMSGEEFEEGLMMSIMKTTNELQRAVYRNQLKDSDDCLDYLMMQPNIMPRLNDRVLKESSNYIEMTGDILNQMDMESFLPLSKAGMAATLGDHLTYLTPKDDAKKLHVLTSWVAGDFETPQGRDIVRGAISHLKSSSLMRIGLIHNTKKPGLISKILKAAFETLDNKAAKHLISKVVKEDTVRKLTEGKKQLKDYDIPGADMSALSKAIESIEDSDFDIHRVFCERALDLEPGQNLVVSNGKLIGPLTESEVFAEDDFNLMEKFAMSQYGEKMVNNYYSFMDTKAPKVSDQAMKIIGLLMTRSQSKSRTTISFAGNKHTTIQIEPNMPDLPAFDITAIFDPLSVGSQKITPILLALKDVLNTKITVFLNCVEKHSEMPQKSYFRMVLEPEVQFGAEGKLLAGPMARFSNLPEEPVLTMHYHIPDNWLIEPVKSVYDMDNIKLANAEGNIHSEYELEYLLLEGHCFEAYTGNPPRGLQLVLGTDNEAVVMDTIVMANLGYLQLKSSPGRWLLNLREGRSSELYDIVSHEGTETAIGNDGPIQVLIDSFQSKIVKLRVQKKPDKRNEELLEADAGSEEGQGGLWNSISNTFSSAGSTVAKSEEGDEEVLNIFCLASGHLYERLLKIMMLSTIQHTKAPVKFWVLKNYLSPSIKEFLPEYAKRYGFQYEYVQYKWPRWLNQQKEKQRIIWGYKILFLDVMFPLDVKKILFVDTDQIVRADLTELRDIDLKGAPYGYTPFCDSNKDMEGFRFWKSGYWKNHLAGRPYHISALYVVDLVKFRKIAAGDRLRGQYQALSQDPNSLSNLDQDLPNNMIHQVPIFSLPQEWLWCETWCDQTSKTKAKSIDLCNNPLTKESKLDAARRIVTEWSHYDDEMTQLTEDIQREQKANRTSTSSSSSSTLSHESKHTEL comes from the exons ATGAGGGGCTCTTGGGACCGAGGATGGTTATTGTGGGCGATAGGCTTGTGTGGGCTAAGCGCCGTAGTGACCCTGGCCTCGGCTTCTTCATCGTCGGGTTCGGCGAAAAAGAGCAAGATCGTGAGCACGTTGTTGAACGCACCCTGGTCTCAGACACCCTTGGACATGGAATTGGGCGAGTTCTTGGCCAGTGAGCCTCATTATGCCTCAGGATTTTGGCCTTTAGTGGACTTTTGGGTGGCTGAACGTGTGGATTTGGCCCGCATGACCGATGAAGCGGCCTACCAACAGTCTTTGGCCTTTGCTAGTCG ATTCTTATCCCGGACACAATTGAACTTACTCAAGTTTTCACTCTCCTTGCGAACGAGCTCGCCCAAGGTGGAAATGTTTCAGCAAATTGCAGCTGATCGAGGGGTGCCCAAATTGAATTGTCCGTACGTTTTGGAATTCAATGGAAAACTGACTTGCCAAATTGACGAGCTGGATGTCCAAAATCTGGACGCTGACAAAAATCCACGATTATTCAGCGTTGACCATCACTACGGAAAATCCCAGAGCAAACTTCCTGCTATCATTTTGTACGGCAATCCACGGAATGAGGCTTTTGCATCACCCCATAATGCCCTAAAATCATTGGCCGAAAAGGGCCAAATAGATTACATATATCGGCCTTTCATTCACGAGAGACCCGCACAATCTCTTAGACTATCGG GATATGGCGTTGAATTGCAAATTAAGTCAACAGAATACAAGGCACATGACGACAGAAAATACCAGTCCGATGGGGACGGCGAGAACTCTGACTCCGAGGAAGAAAAGAACGACTCCTTGGATGGAATCAACTTTCAAACCTTGAACGATCGACATCCTGCAGATAAGGAGAAACTGGCCGAATTTAAACAGCATTTAATCGACGAGAAAAGTGACATGGCACCCATGAAAGTCTGGCAGTTGCAA GATTTGAGCCTTCAAGCCGCTGAGCGGGTTTTGAACTCACCTAAAGACAAGCAGTTGAAGACTTTAATGgatttggctcaaaattttcCCTCTCAAGCTCGATCTCTCTCCAAGACATCCGTGTCAAAAGAATTGAAGAAGGAGAATAAGAAAAACCAAGAAATGTTCATGATGAACATGAACGTTGCG CCCACCGATGCGGCTTTGTTCATCAATGGCATGTACTTTGATATGGAGTATGTGGATATTTTCTCCATTTTGGACACGCTGAAGTCAGAAGGCCGTGTTTTAGATGGCTTAGGTCGATTGGGACTTACGGACGAGCAAGCCCGAAAGATGATCTCACAAGATTTCACGGCCGCAAATCATAGTTACGGCATTGACGTTCGAGATTCCGCCGTCAATTGGATTAACGATATTGAGAAAGACAAGTTGTACAAAGGATGGTCGGAAAGTGTCAGCGAATTACTCCGCCCCACTTTCCCAGGAATGCTAAGAAGTATCCGCAAGAACTTTTTCAACGTAGTCATCATGTGCGATCCGTCAAGCAAAGAAGCTCGTGGGCTGTTAAAGCTGCTCGAGTCATTCTATGTCCATCGCGCACCAACTCGAATTGGAATCGTGTTTGCAGTGAATGACGATCCCTCTGCCACGGGGAAGACTGATGCGGGCGTGGCACTTTTGAGCGCTTTCAATTATATCTCGGCTGCAAAGGAACCGTATGATGCCTTGGCGTTCATGACGGATGTGTTCAATAAGATGGGTGACGCTGACGACTTGGATGTGAAACTTATTCAAGACCAATTTCTCGAAAGTTACGGGTCGGATGTGAAGTTGGACGACGTTTTCGATGAAGATAGCGAATACGACGTGGGTCGTCAATTGGCCAAAGATTTTGTAAACCGATCCGGATTCAAAGATTTGCCTCAAGTCCTCATGAATGGCGTTCCCATGGAATCCAAGTACATGAGTGGCGAAGAGTTTGAAGAGGGCTTGATGATGTCCATCATGAAAACGACTAACGAACTCCAACGAGCAGTGTATCGCAATCAACTGAAGGACTCCGATGATTGTCTGGATTATCTCATGATGCAGCCCAATATCATGCCTCGTTTGAATGATCGTGTGCTCAAGGAGAGCTCCAATTACATCGAGATGACTGGAGACATCTTGAACCAAATGGACATGGAGTCGTTTTTACCCCTCTCTAAGGCGGGTATGGCGGCCACTTTAGGTGATCATCTGACCTATCTCACGCCTAAAGATGATGCCAAGAAGCTTCATGTACTCACCAGTTGGGTGGCCGGAGATTTTGAAACGCCCCAAGGACGAGATATTGTTCGTGGTGCTATTTCTCATTTGAAGTCCTCTTCTCTGATGAGAATCGGCTTGATTCATAACACCAAAAAGCCTGGCTTAATCTCCAAGATATTGAAGGCCGCCTTCGAGACCTTGGACAATAAGGCTGCCAAGCATTTAATTTCCAAAGTCGTGAAAGAAGACACTGTTAGGAAATTGACCGAGGGGAAAAAGCAATTGAAGGACTATGATATTCCTGGAGCTGACATGAGTGCCTTGTCGAAGGCTATAGAAAGCATCGAGGACTCggattttgacattcatcGAGTATTTTGCGAGCGTGCACTTGATTTAGAGCCCGGTCAAAATCTCGTGGTAAGCAACGGTAAGCTAATTGGTCCATTGACCGAAAGTGAAGTTTTCGCCGAGGACGACTTCAACTTGATGGAGAAATTCGCCATGAGTCAATACGGCGAGAAAATGGTGAACAATTACTACAGTTTCATGGATACAAAAGCGCCCAAAGTGAGTGATCAAGCTATGAAAATCATTGGATTGCTAATGACGCGATCCCAAAGCAAATCCCGAACTACCATTTCTTTTGCTGGTAATAAGCACACCACGATTCAGATCGAGCCTAACATGCCGGATCTCCCAGCATTTGATATTACCGCCATCTTCGATCCCTTATCGGTTGGATCTCAAAAGATCACCCCTATCCTCTTGGCTTTGAAAGACGTGCTGAATACCAAGATCACAGTTTTCTTAAATTGCGTGGAGAAACATAGTGAAATGCCTCAGAAGAGCTACTTTCGAATGGTTTTAGAGCCTGAGGTTCAATTTGGAGCCGAGGGCAAACTTTTAGCCGGACCCATGGCTCGATTCTCCAATCTACCCGAAGAACCCGTCCTCACCATGCACTATCACATTCCTGATAATTGGCTGATCGAGCCCGTGAAATCAGTCTACGACATGGACAATATCAAATTGGCCAATGCCGAGGGCAACATTCACTCTGAATATGAACTGGAATACCTTCTACTCGAGGGTCATTGTTTTGAAGCTTACACTGGAAACCCCCCTCGTGGACTTCAACTCGTTTTAGGAACGGACAATGAAGCGGTGGTTATGGATACCATTGTCATGGCTAATCTAGGCtatcttcaattgaagagTAGTCCCGGTCGATGGTTATTGAACTTGCGTGAGGGCCGGTCTTCAGAATTGTACGATATCGTCTCTCATGAGGGGACCGAAACGGCTATTGGCAATGACGGACCCATCCAGGTTCTCATCGACTCGTTCCAAAGCAAAATCGTCAAGTTGCGAGTACAGAAGAAGCCCGATAAGCGGAACGAAGAGCTCTTGGAAGCGGATGCCGGAAGTGAGGAAGGTCAAGGTGGTCTTTGGAATTCGATTTCGAACACGTTTTCGAGTGCCGGTAGCACCGTGGCCAAATCCGAAGAGGGAGATGAGGAGGTGCTCAATATTTTCTGCCTAGCCTCTGGTCATCTGTATGAACGATTGCTCAAGATCATGATGCTCTCCACCATTCAACACACGAAGGCTCCCGTTAAGTTCTGGGTACTGAAGAACTATCTCTCGCCCTCCATCAAAGAATTCTTGCCCGAGTATGCCAAGCGCTACGGTTTCCAATACGAGTACGTTCAATACAAGTGGCCTCGTTGGCTGAATCAACAAAAAGAGAAGCAAAGGATCATCTGGGGCTACAAGATCCTCTTCTTGGACGTGATGTTCCCCTTGGACGTCAAGAAGATCCTCTTCGTTGACACGGATCAGATTGTGAGGGCGGATTTGACCGAGCTCCGAGACATCGATCTCAAAGGCGCCCCCTACGGTTATACACCATTCTGTGATTCCAACAAAGACATGGAAGGCTTCCGATTCTGGAAGTCTGGCTACTGGAAGAACCACTTGGCCGGGCGGCCGTACCACATCAGCGCTCTATACGTGGTCGATTTGGTCAAATTCCGAAAGATTGCCGCGGGTGACCGCTTGAGAGGGCAATATCAGGCTCTGAGTCAAGATCCGAATTCCTTGTCCAATTTGGATCAAGATCTGCCCAACAACATGATCCATCAGGTGCCAATCTTTTCGCTGCCGCAAGAGTGGCTTTGGTGTGAGACTTGGTGCGACCAGACATCcaaaaccaaggccaagagCATCGATCTCTGCAACAATCCGCTGACCAAGGAGTCCAAGTTGGATGCCGCTCGCCGGATTGTCACTGAGTGGAGCCATTACGACGACGAGATGACGCAGCTGACCGAAGATATCCAGCGAGAACAGAAGGCCAATAGAACGAGTACAAGTAGCAGTAGCTCAAGCACCCTCTCCCACGAATCGAAGCATACAGAATTATAA
- the LOC131880295 gene encoding exportin-4-like isoform X2 produces the protein MAIIIKRQSVDDLGEDRRMVLQEVQQLISNGNMQMQMIGCSILSAMMQEYATTVKSSDVGLAWEIHFRVKKQFELTDLKSIFQFCIQALQELSNRVQQPIEPDLNNLLLRLISLTESVLSWNFINVHLPKKLISVFESDQNPSLRPGITWKDIILDPSIIQLFFNLHLKIRSDSELTHHSLNCLIQLSSLSGSVMTKKETRLEYLTNYIKEFLTLLHNLKELGSIRPMEALGCSNMIRRLMLFFPPCLLNNIDQGVLGAYLKQITELTCHFMKAATLKGALDDEASMYEEAFEHMLEAWVSILHYFQSFPPEFCQQSSVEIFNTYVQCNLAAPDGIRNANGETDDINIEDTEEIDRNRYKETLATIGALGRETAAHSMNILTQLLENRLSRLHGQMQRLISHGSTDIDRVLGDLYEDIHWILLIAGNVICLDTDGEAALIPSDMMRLSLEQATQVNVEVSLRVLASPGQPSSDVPGYEATDPIIRMVGNVFKLAEVEKRATEAGFGSLTSPEVSSSIVWFIRRYVVTYLSIHETYYSEISMALVTAFGENTEGTAWTINFLLDKIISNLTMLCSEPKLVEDTVLLLLSLVDGKDKGRQILKSEGLLKLIELETSDRLGSMPSTAQRGLLKALVLVGSACEDHSSKEQYWNRVLVPLKEKFGQIIQRPDFKQVYNDEKIRQAIIRYLESFIGVAQGAHVTTVQQIFGFLHPILGNLVELLGVMHNYPNVVELILELFCVAARKILCYLNATDTKNLYQTSVDCIQVYANHNRGKRSVEREAEEEQFRDLLLLMELLTNLLSKDFIDLAPHDPSSPETDVTAADVCLYGMNIIMPLMTLELLKFPSLCLQYFKTVTLVCEIYPEKISTLNPDLQQNLIRSLELGLTTIGVDNVFTLCCDFIQVLCCYLLRSKKQDSSIFEALRPFLKLYMDLILSQNINSDLIPHSSSTLYVLICCYQNTYHELVHFLINAQEDLQNRDRLAAAFRDLTENIPFTAERINRIRFRDNFDKFIVQVRGFLLVK, from the exons ATGGCCATCATTATCAAACGCCAATCGGTGGATGATCTGGGCGAGGATCGGCGGATGGTGTTGCAGGAAGTGCAGCAACTCATCAGTAATGGCAATATGCAGATGCAGATGATCGGTTGTAGCATCTTGAGTGCCATGATGCAGGAATACGCTACCACGGTCAAATCGTCGGACGTGGGATTGGCCTGGGAGATCCACTTCCGAGTCAAGAAGCAGTTTGAGTTGACGGATCTGAAGTCCATCTTTCAGTTTTGCATTCAAGCGCTGCAAGAGTTGAGCAATCGGGTTCAGCAGCCCATCGAACCGGACTTGAATAATCTGCTTTTGAGACTCATCTCATTGACGGAGTCCGTGCTCAGTTGGAACTTTATCAATGTGCATCTGCCTAAGAAACTCATATCTGTGTTTGAATCCGACCAAAACCCCTCCCTTCGGCCCGGAATCACGTGGAAAGACATCATTCTGGACCCGAGCATCATCCAATTGTTCTTTAAT CTCCATCTGAAAATACGCTCAGATTCCGAACTCACCCATCACTCGTTAAACTGCCTGATTCAGCTTTCGAGTTTGAGCGGGAGTGTGATGACCAAAAAAGAAACCCGTCTCGAATACCTGACCAACTACATCAAGGAGTTCCTTACCCTTTTGCACAACTTAAAGGAGCTCGGATCTATCCGTCCCATGGAGGCCTTGGGCTGCTCCAACATGATCCGGCGCCTGATGCTCTTCTTTCCGCCCTGTTTATTGAACAATATTGACCAGGGTGTTCTGGGGGCCTATTTGAAACAGATCACTGAACTGACTTGTCATTTCATGAAGGCGGCTACTCTCAAGGGAGCG CTGGATGATGAAGCCTCGATGTACGAAGAAGCGTTTGAGCACATGCTGGAAGCTTGGGTGTCAATCCTCCACTACTTTCAATCATTTCCCCCCGAGTTCTGCCAGCAAAGCTCTGTGGAGATATTCAACACGTACGTTCAATGCAATTTGGCTGCTCCCGACGGAATTCGTAACGCCAACGGTGAAACCGACGATATCAACATCGAAGACACCGAGGAGATCGATCGAAATCGTTACAAAGAGACTCTCGCCACGATTGGTGCTCTGGGACGAGAAACTGCGGCTCACAGCATGAACATTCTCACCCAATTGCTCGAGAATCGCCTCTCTCGTCTTCACGGTCAAATGCAACGCCTCATCAGTCACGGCTCGACTGATATTGATCGGGTCTTGGGAGACTTGTACGAGGACATCCATTGGATTCTCTTGATCGCGGGCAACGTGATTTGCTTGGACACTGACGGCGAAGCAGCCCTTATCCCATCCGACATGATGCGGTTGAGTTTGGAGCAGGCCACTCAAGTGAACGTGGAAGTGTCTCTGCGAGTGCTGGCTTCTCCGGGTCAACCTTCGTCGGATGTTCCCGGCTATGAAGCCACGGATCCCATCATTCGAATGGTGGGAAACGTGTTTAAGTTGGCTGAGGTCGAGAAACGAGCCACGGAGGCTGGTTTCGGGTCCTTGACCAGCCCTGAGGTGAGTTCGAGTATTGTGTGGTTCATTCGCCGGTACGTGGTCACTTACTTGTCCATCCATGAGACATATTACTCGGAAATCAGCATGGCCTTAGTCACGGCCTTTGGCGAGAACACGGAGGGTACGGCCTGGACTATCAACTTCTTGCTGGACAAAATCATCTCGAATCTAACCATGCTTTGTTCCGAGCCCAAGCTGGTGGAGGACACGGTATTGCTGTTATTGTCCTTGGTGGACGGAAAAGACAA AGGTCGACAAATTCTCAAAAGTGAAGGTCTGTTGAAACTCATCGAGTTAGAGACCAGTGATAGGTTGGGGAGCATGCCATCGACGGCCCAACGGGGCCTTTTAAAGGCCCTAGTCTTGGTGGGCTCAGCTTGTGAAGACCACTCGTCCAAAGAACAATACTGGAATCGTGTTCTCGTCCCCTTGAAAGAAAAGTTTGGCCAAATAATTCAACGGCCCGATTTTAAGCAAGTTTACAACGACGAAAAAATCCGCCAGGCCATAATACGATATCTCGAATCTTTCATTG GTGTGGCTCAAGGAGCGCATGTCACCACGGTTCAACAGATATTCGGGTTTCTTCATCCGATCCTCGGGAACCTGGTGGAACTCTTGGGTGTGATGCACAATTACCCCAATGTGGTGGAACTCATTTTGGAGCTCTTTTGCGTGGCGGCTCGCAAGATCTTGTGCTATCTCAATGCCACTGACACGAAGAATCTCTACCAAACTTCGGTGGATTGTATCCAGGTCTATGCCAATCATAATCGAGGTAAACGGAGCGTGGAACGAGAAGCTGAAGAAGAGCAATTTCGCGACCTCCTTCTTCTCATGGAGCTCTTGACTAATTTGCTCTCGAAAGATTTCATTGATCTGGCACCTCATG ACCCATCTTCTCCAGAAACGGATGTGACTGCAGCGGATGTGTGTTTGTACGGTATGAACATCATCATGCCTTTGATGACTTTGGAACTTTTGAAATTCCCATCGCTGTGTCTTCAGTACTTCAAGACGGTGACTTTGGTGTGCGAGATCTATCCTGAAAAGATTAGCACGCTCAATCCCGATCTCCAGCAGAACCTGATTCGTTCGCTCGAGCTCGGTCTCACCACCATCGGGGTAGACAATGTCTTCACCCTCTGCTGTGACTTTATTCAAGTATTATGTTGTTATCTCCTCCGGTCCAAGAAACAGGACTCATCCATTTTCGAGGCCCTCAGACCCTTCTTGAAG CTCTACATGGACTTGATTTTGTCTCAAAACATCAACTCCGATCTAATTCCGCACTCGAGTAGCACCCTTTACGTCCTGATTTGTTGTTACCAG AACACCTACCATGAGTTGGTTCATTTCTTGATCAACGCGCAAGAGGATCTACAGAACCGTGATCGTTTAGCAGCTGCCTTCCGTGACCTGACCGAAAACATCCCTTTTACGGCGGAGCGTATCAACCGCATTCGTTTCCGCGACaactttgacaaattcatCGTACAAGTGAGAGGCTTCCTTTTGGTGAAATAG